The following coding sequences lie in one Buchnera aphidicola (Macrosiphum euphorbiae) genomic window:
- the gmk gene encoding guanylate kinase, translated as MSQGILFIISAPSGTGKSSLIQGLLKSKNLYNIQVSISHTTRIIRPGELHGKHYYFVSKKEFQIMIKQESFLEYAKVFSNYYGTSRQSIERMLYSGIDVFLDIDWQGAKQIKYKMPESKSIFLLPPSKDTLYKRLRERGQDSDIVIAKRMEKAVDEMQHYSEYDYLIINDDFKQAVNDLTTIITAEHLCLFHQKNKYNLLISNLLKR; from the coding sequence ATGTCTCAAGGTATTCTTTTTATTATTTCAGCTCCGAGCGGAACAGGAAAATCAAGTTTAATTCAAGGATTGTTAAAATCAAAAAATTTGTATAACATTCAAGTATCTATTTCTCATACTACTCGAATTATACGACCCGGTGAATTGCATGGGAAACATTATTATTTTGTATCAAAAAAAGAATTTCAAATTATGATTAAACAGGAATCTTTTTTGGAATATGCAAAAGTTTTTAGTAATTATTATGGCACTTCGCGTCAATCTATTGAACGAATGTTATATTCTGGAATTGATGTTTTTCTTGATATTGATTGGCAAGGAGCCAAACAAATTAAATATAAAATGCCAGAATCAAAAAGTATTTTTTTGCTACCTCCATCTAAAGATACATTATACAAAAGATTAAGAGAAAGAGGTCAAGATAGTGATATAGTAATTGCAAAAAGGATGGAAAAAGCAGTAGATGAAATGCAACATTATTCAGAATATGACTATTTGATTATTAATGACGATTTCAAACAAGCAGTAAATGATTTAACAACAATTATCACTGCTGAACATCTATGTTTATTTCATCAAAAAAATAAATATAACTTATTAATTTCTAATTTATTAAAACGTTAA